The Plasmodium vivax scf_4763 genomic scaffold, whole genome shotgun sequence genomic interval aagaaaaattactataacaatttcttttaattttaatatattaattacaaTATATCAACAATGTGTACATAGATGTTGCAATATTGtagtataattttctttcgCTATTTAATCTAGaacattatataatagaGAAGTTAAGCGTTCATATTATTAACACTCATTAGATATATTGATATAGTtagttaaaatataattctataatactaaaaaataaatatttacacttaaaagaaaacttgaattatcataaaatataaaatcatTATATCAATCTGTCATTCTATAAATTTACCTAATCCTGAATAAACAATATGCTATTGGTCATTCttataatttattgtaaCACTTgcgtataatatatttcaataatgttatttttctttattaaaataatttatcaattactaaacaatatatataatataaataaaattttaacttcTTTTGTTCAATcatattatgtaaatattagttattttatttatataatatttatgaaatTCCATTTatatcaaattaaaaacaataattatataataaaaataattattataaaaaaaacaaaaattgttttaatacatatatatacttcgaattgtaaaatatatttataaaaaataaaataagtaaaatgtataatatatatacatgaaaAAAGTGATTAAGCAAATGAAAACAGGATATGtgcttaaaataattatatattaatataagaaaaatttatatacttttgattcattcataattttttatttgattgattataatattattatttttttaattacaggCGCTCAATTATTTATGGAATTAATATTgctattttaataattgtGAAAAGTGTATTAAACTATGACGTTTACAAAAACATAATTACtcttatataatttatgatattgtaaatatagaTGACATTATAATATTGCATatacgtatattttttatacttataaatattttaacactTATAAGTTTTATTAACACATCTACTTGGTGTATCATAGCAATGGAAGAAACTACTGAAGATAATTATTCGGTATAGAAAgccttccttttccttaaaTCCCAATTAATAATCTGTTGTTTatcgtttaattttttctaaaaatcaATATAGAGagcttttcaaaaaaaattactgtTTAAGTAATATACGTTATCTATAATCTTTTCTGCAATATAtaggatttatttttaaaagattcaTTTAATTACGGATTATATAAGAACCTTACTAGAAATGACATTAATTATGAAGATAATCGTTATTGCagtaataataaaaggaaatttaAGGGAAACAGAGAGATTTATAATCTGTGTAAtatgtatgcaaaaaatttaaaacaattATCAACAATtatggaagaagaaaaagatagCAAACAACACTGCAgatatttaacattttggttaaatgataatataagtaatatttttaaaactcaTCAAGTTCCTAAGGAAGatcataataaaattattcaagGATTTTCATCCGTATCACACTTGGTAAATGGAGGTTTATCTAAACCTCATTgtgattattattatgataaagGGATAACCATggaaatatggaaaaaatggaaagatttatatgattatattataaataggAATCATATTCAAAAAGTAATTAATACAAGTAAGGATTTATGCGAAAAATATTCAACGTACTACAGttatattaaagaaatatatagtgATTATGAAAAAGAGTGTTGTATTAAACAGTATGGTAATTGTCCTGAATATCTTGATTTTCGTGAATGGTGCAATGATGataatgttttaaataaattatcatgTGCTCATTCTCACCATGATGATGCAACTCCTGTAAAATCTCCTGAAGATGTAGCGGGGGAGGAACAAGTGGCAGAAGAAGCATCAGAGGGAAACAAAGAAGATAAAGGACAACAAGCACAAAGTCAAGGTATAGGAGGTGAAGCACTATCAGTAGGAAGTGAAGGAGGGCTATTTTTAACTGAAATTGATGTAAGAGGAGGACATCTAGACACTGAAGTAACAGAATCTTTAGGTAACAAACAATTTGGTACTGAAGATAACAATGGAGAATCTAGTAATTATAATGCATCTAACCATGTTAGAACGATTACATATACTTCTTTAGGATTGGTTTTACCTCTAGCAACTTTATATagagtaaaaaattatttacaaaacgttattattatgtaagaatattaatattacTTTAAGATGAGAGGTTATTAAcacgaaaaaattatattttctaatacAAATGTTCTTTCTACTATTAGTTCACCCCCTTAGGATCATGggtaaatacaaaaatactcgggaaaaataaattaatggAAAATATGAGAAATAACAATTACGAATTACTTTTAAATGACATCCGAAATAGTGAGATGAGTTTAAACGACACGACGTATAGCATAAGTTATAATTCTGcagcaaaataataatttatacttACCTCAAAATAGATATTTGTATTAAATGACAatcaaattattaaaatgtcattTAAATcgtaaagaaataataacataaaataaataaaaaaaatgcatatattaatgtaatttattattagaaCATAGCTGGAGAAATacttaatgaaaaattataaaataaggcaaaaaagaaaacatgcATAAGATTGTATTACACGAAAAATATACGTACTATTACAGACAATAATAGagatacataaaattaaaaataatactcTACGCAATAAATTATGCGCTATGAATAgtaaacatataaaatagtATTAGTTTAATAATTGTTATGTTGTCTACATCACTATTCActcataataataaatatatgtaatagtGTTCTAAAAGGATTACCAGTAATGTTTTATAAACATACAGTACTGTAACGTGGCacattatacaaaaaatattcaatttattcatatataaaaaatataaagaaaaaaattaccagaaaaaaacaaattaaatattacatataaaataaaattgaataaatTCAGGaagatttatatatattattatatcttCTAGTTTACCGCTGTTACAGATTAATAATACatgttaaattatatatcactcgattattaatttatgcaGTTATATTAATCAGATTAAACGTTAAAATAGACAATAATATTCTACATcaaataaatacaatttacatattatttgttatattataaaagcgattaatatattaatttctACGGTGATATAAAAAGGACTAATTATTAATCAattagtgaaaaaataataaaaaaataaaaccataAATTCGTAAACCATGaggataaaaattttatattgttactaacaataaatatattataattttatatctttttatatagcatagatattattaataatgaaaatactATGTTCATTATCATTATTGTTTTTTAGAtcagattttaaaaaaaaaaatttttttattattatataaattttaaaacaacttaaagatatttattatatatttaaataaatgatactaaatttaattcattataaatattaaataaatatacgtattattaatttaagtATATTTGGCATgcataatttaattttttctcatatttAATTGCAATGATATATTCTAATTTATATGCTTACTTTATGTGTTATCATAATtgaaaacagaaaaaatctAATTTTGAAtatagttttaaaaaatactattgaattatattttaaaataaaatacatgtaATAATTAAAGCAAACTAATTATAATtaagcatatattataataatgttttacgcacaaaaaaatatttaattgttttgttttttactgtaaataatttatacattttagcttttataaaatataaattagcATACatatcatattaatatatatgtttcatataaattccacagtaaaaataacaaaattatttcaaaattaaattttttatttttatgtataattaattttaaccccaaaacaaatatttgtgaaaaattttaaaaaaccattttatttctagACAATacaacaacaaaaaataaaatattaattgaaTATTACAGcgtaatatatacatttcatATATCATactacaaaatataatattaggatttttaatataacaaTACAATACTTCGTTAtcatttcaaaatataattttttttttacacttttttaattatgctaTATTAATATTGTCTTATGTAAacatgaacaaaaaaaaaaaaattccaatgattttacataatttagAGATATAAAAAGATATGTATAACATAACAATgtataatatgtttttatttcttttatagaAATACTTATGTTactaaattttattatttattttaaatggcATTGTTTATGTCAAAATGTCCGGAAAAGATCCagatgtaattatatattttaatatattttattttttattgaaatacGAGCATATAACTTCTTATTATAGTAttcaaattttacaaaatcataatagaaaataatttcaaataTATTGTTTATTGTATTCTTTTGtgtataacttttttttagtattcattttttgagaATTTCGAAAGTTGTTATAAGATAGAATGTAAAAAGGAACAAGCGAACTTTGTTACAGAATATACGAA includes:
- a CDS encoding variable surface protein Vir22, putative (encoded by transcript PVX_009595A) — translated: MEETTEDNYSDLFLKDSFNYGLYKNLTRNDINYEDNRYCSNNKRKFKGNREIYNLCNMYAKNLKQLSTIMEEEKDSKQHCRYLTFWLNDNISNIFKTHQVPKEDHNKIIQGFSSVSHLVNGGLSKPHCDYYYDKGITMEIWKKWKDLYDYIINRNHIQKVINTSKDLCEKYSTYYSYIKEIYSDYEKECCIKQYGNCPEYLDFREWCNDDNVLNKLSCAHSHHDDATPVKSPEDVAGEEQVAEEASEGNKEDKGQQAQSQGIGGEALSVGSEGGLFLTEIDVRGGHLDTEVTESLGNKQFGTEDNNGESSNYNASNHVRTITYTSLGLVLPLATLYRFTPLGSWVNTKILGKNKLMENMRNNNYELLLNDIRNSEMSLNDTTYSISYNSAAK